The Nitrogeniibacter aestuarii genome has a window encoding:
- a CDS encoding hybrid sensor histidine kinase/response regulator produces the protein MNQDTPSSSRDDEHEPPAPQISTAWVIAILGCVALFLLATASTQHAEGNAQMLAYLAVGLLAVILFFGVRYLLDFESKQREAAQALRATRSLLRTIVDESPDIIMVKNWDGRFVLGNQRLADFYGTTTAALPGKTDADFNPNTAQVEAYTKNIREIMRRGETQIVAESSTEVDSGEERHFLSIKKPLTGPNGERHILVVARDITDRHLAEKRERELDSIISKAGEGFWDWNITTNELRHNDQWHEILAYDPSHLKGTLEDFESCLLDEEKQRIHAAIEACLNQNQPYRIEHRMRRRDGQIIWVLDRGHIIERDENGRPTRMAGVLSDISERKAAEMSLRTAKEAAEGAVRTKSLFVANMSHEIRTPLNGVLGMIQLLEDSPMDEEQREFLAIAHRSANALLATVNDILDFSRVDAGEMRLESAPFSLFDVAEDVIEVALMSASGKGLELAWEAAPNVPEFVLGDVLRFRQVLTNLVGNAIKFTDEGCVSMRFEVQHQGSGDTAHLRVYITDTGIGIAPHVQQQLFQPFMQADSSVNRRFGGTGLGLSICKRLIELMGGAIGVNSVQGVGSTFWVRIPVQPVPAAATVTPQEPATILVAEPFQTARGQITGPLRRWGFKVVECEDWNGLIEAAPSAKAAFVLESLPGLPPDADNCIRQLSIPTERLVCVAPARAGHALPCQLKLTKPARRSHLLRCLTRMGLVAPPPADERPASPPAPGGGAKVLVVDDLPVNQRVAGEHLARLGHTAMMAASGLAAIETLRTHPDIALVLMDTQLPELDGLSTTEQIRAGAAGTDIRNVPIVAFTGDIHSDRVAACEQAGMNGVLEKPLQQEALAAILNRWIHALDDQKPAARAKTRSAISRKAEQLPAIDLDQMRDRLLNDEELIAQVVTDVRREAAQHFNQLSDALARDNADAAALAAHSLKSTVQLISAHATAHVAQEIETACRGGMLDIAKDEQPILEQMLITLLDTMNAHFPVR, from the coding sequence ATGAACCAGGACACCCCGTCGTCGTCACGCGATGACGAACACGAGCCGCCAGCGCCGCAGATCTCGACGGCTTGGGTGATTGCCATTCTGGGCTGCGTCGCCTTGTTTCTGCTCGCCACGGCAAGCACCCAGCATGCCGAAGGCAACGCTCAGATGCTCGCCTACCTGGCCGTCGGCTTGCTGGCGGTCATCCTATTCTTCGGGGTGCGGTATCTGCTTGACTTCGAAAGCAAGCAGCGCGAGGCCGCCCAAGCCCTGCGCGCCACCCGCAGCTTGCTGCGGACCATTGTTGATGAAAGTCCCGACATCATCATGGTCAAGAATTGGGACGGCCGGTTCGTGCTCGGCAATCAGCGGCTAGCCGATTTCTATGGCACGACAACGGCTGCGCTGCCCGGCAAGACGGATGCGGACTTCAACCCCAATACAGCGCAGGTCGAGGCGTATACGAAAAACATTCGCGAGATCATGCGCAGGGGCGAGACCCAGATCGTCGCGGAATCATCCACGGAGGTGGATTCGGGCGAAGAGCGCCATTTCCTGTCGATCAAGAAACCGCTCACCGGGCCGAATGGCGAGCGGCACATCCTGGTCGTGGCGCGCGACATCACCGACCGTCATCTGGCCGAGAAGCGCGAGCGTGAGCTCGACAGCATCATTTCCAAAGCGGGTGAGGGATTCTGGGACTGGAACATCACCACGAATGAGTTGCGTCACAACGACCAGTGGCACGAGATCCTCGCCTACGATCCGTCGCACCTCAAGGGCACCCTGGAGGACTTCGAATCCTGCCTGCTCGACGAGGAAAAGCAGCGCATCCACGCTGCAATTGAAGCCTGCCTCAACCAGAACCAGCCTTATCGCATCGAGCACCGCATGCGCCGTCGTGACGGACAGATCATCTGGGTGCTCGATCGCGGACACATCATCGAGCGCGACGAAAACGGTCGACCGACCCGCATGGCCGGCGTGCTTTCAGACATCAGCGAACGCAAGGCGGCCGAGATGTCGCTGCGCACCGCCAAGGAAGCGGCCGAAGGCGCGGTGCGCACCAAAAGCCTGTTCGTGGCCAACATGAGCCATGAGATCCGTACGCCGCTCAATGGCGTGCTGGGCATGATCCAGTTGCTCGAAGACTCGCCCATGGATGAGGAACAACGCGAATTCCTCGCCATTGCCCATCGCAGTGCCAACGCGCTGCTCGCGACGGTCAACGACATCCTCGACTTCTCCAGGGTCGATGCCGGCGAAATGCGTCTGGAGTCTGCGCCCTTCTCGCTGTTCGATGTCGCCGAAGATGTCATCGAAGTGGCACTGATGTCGGCCTCGGGCAAAGGCCTCGAACTGGCCTGGGAGGCCGCGCCCAACGTGCCTGAATTCGTGCTCGGCGACGTGCTGCGCTTCCGTCAGGTGCTGACGAACCTGGTCGGCAACGCCATCAAGTTCACGGACGAAGGCTGCGTGTCCATGCGCTTTGAAGTACAGCATCAGGGGAGCGGCGACACGGCTCACCTGCGGGTCTACATCACGGATACCGGCATAGGCATCGCGCCCCATGTGCAACAACAGCTTTTCCAGCCCTTCATGCAGGCTGACTCGTCGGTCAATCGCCGATTCGGCGGTACCGGGCTCGGCCTGTCCATTTGCAAGCGCCTGATCGAACTCATGGGCGGCGCGATCGGCGTCAACAGCGTTCAAGGGGTGGGGTCGACGTTCTGGGTGCGCATTCCGGTTCAACCCGTGCCGGCCGCCGCCACAGTCACCCCCCAGGAGCCCGCAACAATCCTGGTTGCGGAGCCCTTCCAGACGGCCCGCGGGCAGATCACGGGCCCCTTGCGTCGCTGGGGCTTCAAGGTGGTCGAATGCGAAGACTGGAACGGACTCATCGAAGCAGCACCGTCTGCCAAGGCCGCCTTTGTGCTCGAGAGTCTGCCCGGCCTCCCCCCCGACGCCGACAACTGCATCCGGCAACTGAGCATCCCCACGGAACGGCTCGTCTGTGTCGCCCCGGCACGCGCCGGTCATGCCCTGCCCTGCCAGTTGAAGCTGACCAAACCGGCCCGCCGCAGCCATCTGTTGCGTTGCCTGACCCGCATGGGGCTGGTCGCACCGCCCCCTGCGGACGAGCGCCCGGCGTCGCCACCGGCGCCTGGCGGTGGCGCCAAGGTGCTGGTGGTCGACGATCTGCCCGTGAATCAACGCGTGGCGGGCGAACACCTGGCTCGTCTGGGGCACACCGCCATGATGGCCGCCAGCGGGCTCGCAGCCATTGAAACCCTGCGGACGCACCCGGATATCGCGCTTGTGCTGATGGACACGCAGCTCCCCGAGCTTGACGGGCTCAGCACCACCGAGCAGATCCGCGCGGGGGCTGCCGGCACGGACATTCGGAACGTACCGATCGTGGCGTTCACCGGCGACATTCATTCCGACCGGGTCGCCGCCTGCGAACAGGCCGGCATGAACGGCGTGCTCGAAAAGCCACTGCAGCAGGAGGCACTCGCAGCCATCCTCAACCGCTGGATTCATGCCCTCGACGATCAGAAGCCGGCCGCCAGAGCGAAGACACGGTCCGCCATCAGCAGAAAGGCAGAACAACTCCCGGCCATTGATCTTGACCAGATGCGGGACCGCTTGCTCAACGACGAGGAGTTGATCGCTCAGGTCGTGACCGATGTACGTCGCGAAGCCGCACAGCATTTCAACCAGCTCAGCGATGCCCTGGCCCGCGACAATGCTGACGCTGCGGCGCTGGCCGCACACAGCCTGAAGAGCACCGTCCAGTTGATCAGCGCCCACGCCACGGCTCATGTCGCACAGGAAATCGAAACCGCCTGCCGTGGCGGCATGCTCGACATTGCCAAGGATGAGCAGCCCATTCTCGAGCAGATGCTGATCACGCTGCTCGACACCATGAACGCCCACTTTCCCGTGCGCTGA
- a CDS encoding PEP-CTERM sorting domain-containing protein: MKKMLFCATLALAAGSAQAITVQFDYTYDSNGFFTTQHRGILNTVADEFGSRLTDSLAAINSTGGNRYQAGIGTVATDGSLVTDPISVPEDTVIIYLGARTLDPDTLGFGGSGYSAGGSSAFISLLDNRGQSASPDVDYAPVTGSIVFNANSNWYLDTDVSTVESFAGNDFYSVAVHEVAHVLGIGTSDAWDNLISGNTFTGANASLINGGAVPLADDGHVSSALRSSFMGTLQQPSLTPAITSGTRKYMTDLDWALLADIGWEVQPVTAVPEAQTWAMMLAGLGLLGWRLRRRAH; encoded by the coding sequence ATGAAGAAAATGCTGTTTTGCGCCACCCTGGCCCTTGCTGCCGGATCCGCACAAGCCATCACCGTGCAGTTCGACTACACCTACGACAGCAACGGGTTCTTCACCACGCAACACCGCGGCATTCTCAACACGGTTGCCGACGAATTCGGCAGCCGGCTGACGGACAGCCTGGCAGCAATCAACAGCACCGGAGGCAACCGTTACCAGGCCGGCATCGGGACGGTCGCCACCGACGGCAGCCTGGTGACCGACCCGATATCGGTGCCCGAAGACACGGTGATCATCTACCTTGGCGCCCGCACGCTCGATCCTGACACCCTCGGTTTCGGCGGCTCGGGATACAGCGCCGGCGGGAGCAGCGCGTTCATCAGTTTGCTCGACAACCGTGGGCAAAGTGCTTCGCCCGACGTGGACTACGCCCCGGTGACCGGCTCCATTGTCTTCAATGCGAACAGCAACTGGTACCTGGATACCGACGTCAGTACGGTTGAATCATTTGCCGGCAACGACTTCTATTCGGTGGCCGTGCATGAGGTCGCCCACGTTCTGGGCATCGGCACCTCCGATGCCTGGGACAACCTGATCAGCGGCAACACCTTCACCGGTGCAAACGCCAGCCTCATCAATGGCGGCGCTGTCCCGCTGGCCGACGATGGGCACGTCTCCAGCGCACTGCGCTCCAGCTTCATGGGTACATTGCAACAACCCTCGCTGACCCCCGCCATCACCAGCGGCACCCGAAAATACATGACCGATCTGGACTGGGCGCTGCTCGCCGACATCGGCTGGGAGGTCCAACCCGTGACCGCGGTCCCCGAAGCTCAGACCTGGGCGATGATGCTCGCCGGGCTGGGCCTGCTCGGCTGGCGGCTTCGCCGACGGGCGCACTGA